In Pseudonocardia cypriaca, a single genomic region encodes these proteins:
- a CDS encoding HNH endonuclease signature motif containing protein gives MTSLPTPLQALPTSALESELLGLAGHIAAAECRFLQLLAEFDDRGGWCGDGIRSCAHWLSWRAGMNLRTAVEHLRVAHALQHLPGITEAFAAGRVSYSKVRAITRVTGSDTATLTRIAADIAAGASELRHTAVADPQTAERVLLDVALSGTASHVETVVRAVRRRHTPPEDLAARRSLTWQWDEDGSLILRARLTPDDGATLIAAIQALAPVSTPVRHPVPPAPQDLDQQAREHEPGPAADRVAARRADALLTLVNRKGGGKEAGPVVERGQAQVIVHLDATTGTARLNDGPELPDATAQRLSCDARVQVLLNDREGNRLYLGRSRRLATPAQIAALTVRDGAGCRFPGCTHTHYLHAHHVQHWLHGGPTDVDNLVMICSFHHRLIHDHGYHIQWASGRWEFSRPDDTPIPTIAPPLTGSSESLIEMHTRARLRITRTTLTPDWYGERLNPEPILDALLPRRITTAA, from the coding sequence GTGACTTCGCTGCCGACTCCGCTGCAGGCCCTGCCCACCTCCGCCCTGGAATCGGAACTGCTGGGTCTGGCCGGGCACATCGCTGCTGCGGAATGTCGGTTCCTGCAGCTGCTGGCCGAGTTCGACGACCGAGGCGGATGGTGCGGGGACGGGATCCGCTCGTGCGCGCACTGGCTGTCCTGGCGGGCCGGGATGAACCTGCGCACCGCCGTCGAGCACCTGCGGGTCGCGCACGCCCTGCAGCACCTGCCCGGCATCACCGAGGCGTTCGCCGCCGGCCGGGTGTCCTACTCGAAGGTTCGGGCGATCACCCGAGTCACCGGGTCCGATACCGCCACCCTGACCCGGATCGCCGCCGACATCGCCGCCGGCGCCTCGGAGTTGCGGCACACCGCGGTCGCGGACCCGCAGACCGCGGAACGGGTGCTGCTCGACGTGGCCCTGTCCGGCACCGCCAGCCACGTGGAGACCGTGGTGCGGGCCGTGCGGCGCCGCCACACCCCACCCGAAGACCTGGCTGCCCGCCGATCCCTGACCTGGCAGTGGGACGAGGACGGCTCCCTGATCCTGCGCGCCCGGCTCACCCCCGACGACGGGGCCACCCTCATCGCCGCCATCCAGGCCCTGGCACCGGTCTCTACTCCGGTGCGCCATCCGGTCCCGCCCGCACCGCAGGACCTGGACCAGCAGGCCCGCGAACACGAACCCGGCCCAGCCGCCGACCGAGTGGCCGCCCGCCGGGCCGATGCCCTGCTCACCCTGGTCAACCGGAAGGGGGGAGGGAAGGAGGCCGGGCCGGTGGTCGAGCGCGGGCAGGCGCAGGTGATCGTGCACCTGGACGCCACCACCGGTACCGCCCGCCTGAACGACGGTCCCGAGCTACCCGATGCCACCGCGCAGCGGCTTTCCTGCGACGCCCGCGTCCAAGTGCTGCTCAACGATCGGGAGGGCAACCGGCTGTACCTGGGCCGCTCCCGCCGCCTGGCCACCCCGGCCCAGATCGCGGCGTTGACCGTGCGCGACGGGGCGGGCTGCCGGTTCCCCGGCTGCACCCACACCCACTACCTGCACGCCCACCACGTGCAGCACTGGCTGCACGGCGGACCCACCGACGTCGACAACCTGGTCATGATCTGCAGCTTCCACCACCGCCTGATCCACGACCACGGCTACCACATCCAATGGGCCTCGGGCCGCTGGGAGTTCAGCCGCCCCGACGACACCCCCATCCCCACCATCGCACCACCGTTGACCGGCAGCAGCGAAAGCCTGATCGAGATGCACACCCGCGCCCGCCTACGGATCACCCGCACAACCCTCACCCCCGACTGGTACGGCGAACGCCTCAACCCCGAACCCATCCTCGACGCCCTGCTACCCCGCCGAATCACAACCGCGGCGTGA
- a CDS encoding DNA polymerase ligase N-terminal domain-containing protein yields MTDQADRLATYRSMRDFAATPEPAGAAAGPGSGRFVVQRHRARRLHYDFRLEIDGVLVSWAVPKGPSLDPKARQLAVHVEDHPVEYFDFEGIIPRGEYGGGDVVVWDWGTWEPARTDDPAAAVADGELHFDVHGEKLAGRFVLVRTGRDRSGKEQWLMLHKNDEHAVAGWDPEEHPRSVKSGRTNDEVAAEPDALWRSDRPAAEAAVAIGRTPPTWDPPTPDELAALDALRRKGRWTVQGLEVQLTNLDKVLFPARDGEPPVTKRDFVRYHAQVAPYMLPFLHDRPVNLHRYPDGVHKPGFWHKEMPDYAPEWLTQWRNEEADPGETVCYGVVDSVAALVWMANWGAVELNPWTSRLPDVHEPTWALIDVDPGDRSSFDDVLVLARLYRTALQHLGVAAAPKVTGKRGVQIWVPVADGYTFADTRGWVEKVSRAIGRTVPDMISWEWHKDRRRGLARLDYTQNAINKTLIAPYSARPAPGAPVSVPITWDELDDPDLRPDRWTIRTVLDRVREAGDPLAELIGRPQRLPEL; encoded by the coding sequence ATGACGGACCAGGCGGACCGGCTGGCCACCTACCGATCCATGCGCGACTTCGCCGCGACGCCCGAGCCGGCGGGTGCAGCGGCCGGGCCGGGCAGCGGGCGGTTCGTCGTGCAGCGGCACCGGGCGCGGCGGCTGCACTACGACTTCCGGCTCGAGATCGACGGCGTACTGGTGAGCTGGGCGGTACCGAAGGGCCCGTCGCTCGACCCGAAGGCCCGGCAGCTGGCCGTCCACGTCGAGGACCACCCGGTCGAGTACTTCGACTTCGAGGGGATCATCCCGCGCGGCGAGTACGGCGGCGGGGACGTCGTCGTCTGGGACTGGGGGACGTGGGAGCCGGCGCGCACCGACGACCCGGCCGCGGCCGTCGCGGACGGCGAGCTGCACTTCGACGTGCACGGCGAGAAGCTCGCAGGCCGGTTCGTGCTGGTCCGCACGGGCCGGGACCGGTCGGGCAAGGAGCAGTGGCTGATGCTGCACAAGAACGACGAGCACGCCGTGGCCGGCTGGGACCCCGAGGAGCACCCGCGGTCGGTCAAGAGCGGCCGCACCAACGACGAGGTGGCCGCCGAACCGGACGCCTTGTGGCGCAGCGACCGCCCCGCCGCCGAGGCCGCCGTCGCCATCGGCCGCACGCCTCCGACCTGGGACCCGCCGACCCCCGACGAGCTGGCCGCCCTCGACGCGCTGCGTCGCAAGGGCCGCTGGACCGTGCAGGGCCTCGAGGTGCAGCTCACCAACCTGGACAAGGTGCTCTTCCCCGCCCGGGACGGGGAGCCGCCGGTGACGAAGCGCGACTTCGTCCGCTACCACGCCCAGGTCGCCCCGTACATGCTCCCGTTCCTCCACGACCGCCCGGTGAACCTGCACCGCTATCCCGACGGCGTCCACAAGCCCGGCTTCTGGCACAAGGAGATGCCCGACTACGCGCCCGAGTGGCTCACCCAGTGGCGCAACGAGGAGGCCGACCCCGGCGAGACGGTCTGCTACGGCGTGGTGGACAGCGTCGCCGCGCTGGTCTGGATGGCGAACTGGGGTGCGGTCGAGCTCAACCCGTGGACATCCCGGCTGCCGGACGTCCACGAGCCGACGTGGGCCCTGATCGACGTCGACCCCGGTGACCGCAGCTCGTTCGACGACGTGCTCGTGCTCGCCCGCCTCTACCGCACGGCGCTGCAGCACCTCGGCGTCGCCGCTGCGCCGAAGGTGACGGGCAAGCGCGGCGTGCAGATCTGGGTGCCGGTGGCAGACGGCTACACGTTCGCCGACACCCGCGGCTGGGTGGAGAAGGTGTCCCGGGCGATCGGGCGCACCGTGCCCGACATGATCAGCTGGGAGTGGCACAAGGACCGCCGCCGCGGCCTCGCCCGCCTCGACTACACCCAGAACGCGATCAACAAGACGCTGATCGCGCCGTACAGCGCCCGGCCCGCGCCGGGCGCCCCGGTCTCCGTCCCGATCACGTGGGACGAGCTCGACGACCCCGACCTGCGTCCCGACCGCTGGACGATCCGCACCGTTCTCGACCGGGTGCGGGAGGCGGGCGACCCGCTCGCCGAGCTCATCGGCCGGCCGCAGCGGTTGCCGGAGCTCTAG
- a CDS encoding sigma-70 family RNA polymerase sigma factor, translating to MTAAPITPPVRDRAEFARLADPYRRELLEHCYRMVGSVHDAEDLVQETYLRAWRGYPRFEGRSSLRTWLHRIATTTCLTAIERGRRRALPAGLGGPADDIDGPLAELSDSTWLEPLPDALDVSDRSDPASVVAARAGLRLALVAALQHLPPRQRAVLLLRDVLRWRASEVAELLGTSSAAINSSLQRARAQVAAVAPAEDAVVEPDDPQQRALLDRYAEAFERADMAALSRLLTADATWEMPPHPVWVRGRDAITALIRAQCPGGPGDVWMVATRANGCPAFAAYHRDADGLLRAHGVHVLQLVPGAVAGVVAFLDPGLFPVFGLAPVLRES from the coding sequence GTGACCGCCGCACCGATCACCCCACCCGTCCGGGACCGCGCGGAGTTCGCCCGGCTCGCCGACCCGTACCGGCGCGAGCTGCTCGAGCACTGCTACCGCATGGTCGGCTCGGTGCACGACGCCGAGGATCTGGTCCAGGAGACCTACCTGCGGGCGTGGCGGGGCTATCCGAGGTTCGAGGGGCGGTCGTCACTGCGCACGTGGCTGCACCGGATCGCGACGACCACGTGCCTCACCGCGATCGAGCGCGGGCGCAGGCGGGCGCTGCCGGCGGGGCTCGGCGGTCCAGCCGACGACATCGACGGCCCGCTCGCCGAGCTGTCCGACTCGACGTGGCTGGAGCCCCTTCCCGACGCGCTCGACGTGTCGGACAGGTCGGATCCGGCATCGGTCGTCGCGGCTCGGGCCGGCCTGCGCCTCGCGCTCGTGGCCGCACTGCAGCACCTGCCGCCGCGGCAACGGGCGGTGCTGCTGCTGCGCGACGTGCTGAGATGGCGCGCCTCCGAGGTGGCCGAGCTCCTGGGCACCTCGTCGGCCGCGATCAACAGCTCGCTGCAACGCGCCCGTGCGCAGGTGGCCGCCGTGGCGCCGGCGGAGGACGCGGTGGTCGAGCCGGACGACCCGCAGCAGCGGGCCCTGCTCGATCGGTACGCGGAGGCGTTCGAGCGGGCCGACATGGCCGCGCTCTCGCGGCTGCTCACGGCCGACGCCACCTGGGAGATGCCGCCGCACCCGGTGTGGGTGCGCGGACGCGACGCCATCACCGCGTTGATCCGGGCGCAGTGCCCGGGCGGGCCGGGCGACGTCTGGATGGTCGCCACCCGCGCCAACGGCTGCCCGGCCTTCGCCGCCTACCACCGCGACGCCGACGGCCTGCTGCGGGCGCACGGGGTGCACGTTCTGCAGCTGGTGCCGGGCGCCGTCGCGGGTGTCGTCGCATTCCTGGACCCCGGCCTGTTCCCGGTGTTCGGCCTGGCACCCGTGCTGCGGGAGAGCTGA
- a CDS encoding MFS transporter: protein MDHHPATSAPRGEPALDPRRWQALALLGTAFFMVILDSTIVLTAIPSMQAELGLPVEVVQWVLTGYALAFGGLMLLGGRVADLWGRRRVFVTGLALFGLSSLACGLAWTAGVLLAARAAQGVSAAIMAPTALSLVMTTFREGAERNKALAVWGGLGGVGATAGLLAGGLVTAALGWEWVFFLNVPIAAVLIALCPVLLRESRDPSAPRSVDVAGAVTVTGALVLLVYAVVTAPETGWASLRTIGLLVAAAVLLGLFVLIEARAKAPLVPLRVFRLRTLVAGNVVLFTVGLTLDGMLFPLTLYAQQVLEYSPLQAGLLSAAMTVTSIAGAFGGQAVVARIGLRRLAVAGIVPIVAGCVLLLGVTADGNPLVQVVPAMLVFGAGLGAAFVACQIAALAGVAEEESGLAAGLIDTSFNLGNAIGIAIATSVAVLGAAAAQLADPGIDPDAALTDGLRAAFGMTAVAAALALVAALVLLPRTAAGGGTAAPVRQ, encoded by the coding sequence GTGGACCACCACCCCGCGACCAGCGCGCCGCGCGGCGAGCCCGCGCTCGACCCGCGCCGCTGGCAGGCGCTCGCCCTGCTCGGCACGGCCTTCTTCATGGTCATCCTCGACTCCACGATCGTGCTCACCGCCATCCCGTCGATGCAGGCGGAGCTCGGGCTCCCCGTCGAGGTCGTGCAGTGGGTGCTCACCGGGTACGCGCTCGCGTTCGGCGGTCTCATGCTGCTCGGCGGCCGGGTGGCCGACCTGTGGGGCAGGCGGCGGGTGTTCGTCACCGGGCTCGCGCTGTTCGGGTTGTCGTCGCTGGCCTGCGGCCTCGCCTGGACCGCAGGCGTGCTGCTCGCGGCCCGGGCCGCGCAGGGCGTGTCCGCGGCGATCATGGCCCCGACCGCACTCTCCCTGGTGATGACCACGTTCCGGGAGGGCGCGGAACGCAACAAGGCGCTCGCGGTCTGGGGTGGGCTCGGCGGCGTCGGCGCCACAGCCGGGCTGCTGGCCGGTGGCCTGGTCACCGCCGCGCTGGGCTGGGAGTGGGTGTTCTTCCTCAACGTGCCGATCGCCGCCGTGCTCATCGCGCTGTGCCCGGTGCTGCTGCGGGAGAGCCGCGACCCCAGCGCACCGCGGTCCGTCGACGTCGCGGGCGCGGTCACGGTGACCGGCGCGCTGGTCCTGCTCGTGTACGCGGTCGTCACCGCACCGGAAACCGGGTGGGCGAGCCTGCGCACGATCGGGCTGCTCGTCGCGGCCGCGGTCCTGCTCGGGCTGTTCGTGCTGATCGAGGCGCGGGCGAAGGCACCGCTGGTGCCGCTGCGGGTCTTCCGGCTCCGCACCCTCGTCGCAGGCAACGTCGTGCTGTTCACCGTCGGGCTGACGCTGGACGGGATGCTCTTCCCGCTCACGCTCTACGCGCAGCAGGTGCTGGAGTACTCCCCGCTACAGGCAGGCCTGCTGTCCGCGGCAATGACCGTGACGTCGATCGCCGGAGCGTTCGGCGGGCAGGCGGTCGTGGCCCGGATCGGCCTGCGCCGGCTCGCGGTTGCCGGGATCGTGCCGATCGTGGCGGGATGCGTGCTGCTGCTCGGCGTCACCGCGGACGGCAACCCGCTCGTGCAGGTCGTGCCCGCGATGCTGGTCTTCGGCGCGGGCCTCGGCGCCGCGTTCGTGGCCTGCCAGATCGCGGCGCTCGCCGGCGTGGCGGAGGAGGAGTCCGGGCTCGCCGCCGGCCTGATCGACACCTCCTTCAACCTGGGCAACGCGATCGGCATCGCGATCGCGACGTCCGTCGCCGTGCTGGGCGCGGCCGCGGCGCAGCTCGCCGATCCGGGCATCGACCCCGATGCCGCGCTCACCGACGGCCTGCGGGCCGCGTTCGGGATGACCGCGGTGGCCGCCGCGCTCGCCCTGGTCGCCGCGCTCGTCCTCCTGCCGCGCACGGCTGCCGGCGGCGGAACCGCCGCGCCGGTGCGGCAGTAG
- a CDS encoding PP2C family protein-serine/threonine phosphatase, translated as MAEPEGTDRVETDLDVVAGVTDRGHVHERNEDAMALGRLPGGTVAAVVCDGVSTSVTPQHASRTAADTALDVLLTSSAPLLERMDGAVRAAASGVATQGRTGDPHAPSCTLVSALARPGEITVGWIGDSRAYWLAPPDSAEPARLVTADHSWAAQMVAAGVLDETAAMRDPRAHAITRWLGAGGTAEAEVATLHPSVHGALLLCTDGLWNYLPDAADLAAVALPELARGGPIAAAEALTALALEAGGRDNITVVVIPVHPGE; from the coding sequence ATGGCGGAGCCGGAAGGCACGGACCGGGTCGAGACCGACCTCGACGTGGTCGCCGGCGTCACCGACCGTGGCCACGTCCACGAGCGCAACGAGGACGCGATGGCGCTCGGCCGGTTGCCCGGCGGGACCGTGGCCGCCGTCGTCTGCGACGGGGTGTCGACGTCGGTCACGCCCCAGCACGCCTCCCGGACGGCCGCCGACACCGCGCTCGACGTGCTGCTGACCAGCAGCGCCCCGCTCCTGGAGCGCATGGACGGCGCCGTGCGCGCCGCCGCGTCCGGGGTGGCGACGCAGGGCCGCACAGGTGACCCGCACGCGCCGTCCTGCACCCTCGTGAGCGCGCTGGCGCGACCGGGCGAGATCACCGTCGGCTGGATCGGCGACAGCCGCGCCTACTGGCTCGCCCCGCCCGACTCCGCCGAGCCGGCCCGCCTCGTGACGGCCGACCACTCCTGGGCTGCGCAGATGGTGGCCGCGGGCGTGCTTGACGAGACGGCGGCGATGCGCGACCCGCGGGCGCACGCGATCACCCGCTGGCTGGGTGCCGGTGGCACGGCGGAGGCGGAGGTCGCCACGCTGCACCCCTCGGTCCACGGAGCACTCCTGCTCTGCACCGACGGGTTGTGGAACTACCTTCCCGACGCGGCCGACCTCGCCGCCGTCGCGCTCCCGGAGCTCGCCCGCGGCGGCCCGATCGCAGCCGCGGAGGCGTTGACGGCGCTCGCCCTCGAAGCGGGCGGTCGCGACAACATCACCGTTGTCGTGATCCCGGTCCATCCAGGTGAATGA